In Desulfuribacillus stibiiarsenatis, the genomic window TTTATCATATTGCTCCTCATTGACACCCATTACAATCGTTATATCTTCATCTTTACCAGGTGCGGTAATACATACTTTTTTAGCACCTGCTTGCAAATGAAGAGAAGCGCCTTTACGGTCTGTGAACTTACCAGTTGCCTCAACAGCTATATCAATCCCTAAATCACCCCAAGGTAATTTCTCCGGATTTCTTTCTGCAATAATTTGAATTGTCTTTCCATTGACCGTCATCGTTTTATTATCATTATCAGCAGATATTTCTAGTTTCATTTGACCATGCACCGTGTCATATTTTAACAAATGAGCTAACACAGTCGGATCGTAGCTGGCATTGATTGCTACCACCTCAATATTCTCATCTTCGATCGCTCTTCTATGCACTAGTCTTCCAATCCGTCCATACCCGTTGATAGCAATTTTAATTGGCACCATAATAATCTCCCTTCACATAAAAATCCATTATCATATTTCGACATTTTAGTATTAAATCCTGCATTAAAACAAAAACTTTTATTGGTAAATTCTTTTATATATATCATAAAAATGTTGAATCCTCTGCAAGTAGTGACGCGTCTCGCCAAATGGGACTTGGTCTATATTATCAAGAGTTCCATCCCAGACTTGATCTTTCAACCAATTATCAACTCGTGTGGGACCACTATTGTAGCTCGCCACAACTAATGGTGTTCGCTCATTATACTTCTTATGTAAATATTGTACATACCAAGTTCCAATTCTTATATTTAAGTCTGGTCTAGCTAGTTCTTCGATATCGGTATACGTGATGTTATTGATCTCTGCTCCCCATTGTGCCGTCGCTGGCATAAGCTGCATTAAACCAATGGCTCCTTTTTTTGATACACGCCGCTTATCATATTGGCTTTCAACTTTGATAATCGCAGCTATTAGAAATGGGTCTTGCTGGAATTCTTCAGAAATATCCCAAATTAGAGACTTATATTGAATAGGATAAATTGTTTGCCAAAATTTATCCGTATTAATAAATAGAATGAGTAAAATTAGTAATAATAGCCACCATCTCTTTCTCACAACCCGCAATCACCCCCCCGATTTACTTCTCTTTTATACCTTGTAACAAGTCTTCTACTTGAAGCTTCGTATTATGGATTGTCCCGCTATTATCAATCACAAAATCAGCCATTTGAGATTTCAAATCCAATGGCATCTGTGTAGATATCTTTTGTTTTGCATAATCTTCCGGAATTTCCGATCGATCCATCAAACGTTGTACTTGAATATCAAATGGGACAAATACCACAATTACAACATCGACAAGTTTCTCATATTTCGTTTCAAACAGCAAGGGAATATCTAAAAAAACTATTCCCTCGCTATTCTCTATTTCTTCTGCTTGTTGAAGCATTGTATTACGAATAATCGGATGCGTGATTTTGTTAAGGACTTCCCTTTGTCCAGCATCACGAAAAATAATCTGCCCAAGCTTCTCACGGTCAATATCGCCAACGTCATCAAGAATTCCCAAGCCAAAATGATGTGCGATTTCCAGATAGGCTTGACGACCGGGCTCCACAATCTCCCTAGCAATT contains:
- a CDS encoding lytic transglycosylase domain-containing protein, translating into MRKRWWLLLLILLILFINTDKFWQTIYPIQYKSLIWDISEEFQQDPFLIAAIIKVESQYDKRRVSKKGAIGLMQLMPATAQWGAEINNITYTDIEELARPDLNIRIGTWYVQYLHKKYNERTPLVVASYNSGPTRVDNWLKDQVWDGTLDNIDQVPFGETRHYLQRIQHFYDIYKRIYQ
- the coaE gene encoding dephospho-CoA kinase (Dephospho-CoA kinase (CoaE) performs the final step in coenzyme A biosynthesis.) produces the protein MKIGITGGIASGKSLVSHIIREHGYTVLDADRIAREIVEPGRQAYLEIAHHFGLGILDDVGDIDREKLGQIIFRDAGQREVLNKITHPIIRNTMLQQAEEIENSEGIVFLDIPLLFETKYEKLVDVVIVVFVPFDIQVQRLMDRSEIPEDYAKQKISTQMPLDLKSQMADFVIDNSGTIHNTKLQVEDLLQGIKEK